A genomic region of Castor canadensis chromosome 16, mCasCan1.hap1v2, whole genome shotgun sequence contains the following coding sequences:
- the LOC109679417 gene encoding butyrophilin-like protein 9, with the protein MADFPVSLEFLKPGLLPSSLFFLTHLLLFLQPEEAISEEVKVIGPGESILALVGEEVEFPCNLSPYQDAENMEIRWFPSHASDVVHLYQEWQELFAQQVARFQNRTKLITDEIADGSVSLHLRRVVPSDEGPYGCRFLSGDFSGEAIWELEVAGFGSDPYISLEGFKEGGIQLRCSSSGWYPKPTVQWRDHQGQCLPPESEAIVQNAQGLFSLETSVVVQKGAHNNVSSSIQNSLLVQKKEFVVQIADIFLLGPSPWKKPFLGTLVALPLLLALLSSLALYYIHKQRQSQAKLKKQAEKDQGKLTAQLEKLQTELDWRRSEGQAEWRGAQQYAVDVTLDPATAHPSLEVSEDGKSVWSCRGSPSLAACDPQRFLGQTCVLSRERFVTGRHYWEVHVGRHSRWFLGACLAAVPRAEPARLSPAAGYWVMRLWNGCEYFVLDPQRVALTLRVPPRCVGIFLDYEAGKLSFFNVSDGSHIFTFTDSFSGTLCLYFRPRAHDGSEHPDPLTVCHLRVRERPGHLVAAL; encoded by the exons ATGGCAGATTTCCCAGTATCCCTGGAATTTTTGAAGCCAGGACTTCTTCCCAGCAGTCTCTTCTTCCTCACccaccttctcctcttccttcagcCTGAGGAAGCCATCTCAG AGGAGGTAAAAGTAATAGGCCCTGGGGAGTCCATTTTGGCCCTCGTGGGAGAAGAAGTGGAGTTCCCGTGCAACCTGTCACCATACCAGGATGCTGAAAACATGGAGATCCGCTGGTTCCCCAGCCATGCCTCGGACGTAGTGCATCTCTACCAGGAGTGGCAGGAGCTCTTCGCCCAGCAGGTGGCGCGGTTCCAGAACAGGACCAAACTCATCACGGACGAGATAGCAGATGGCAGCGTGAGCTTGCACCTCCGCCGCGTGGTTCCCTCCGACGAGGGCCCCTACGGGTGCCGCTTTCTGTCTGGCGACTTCTCGGGTGAAGCCATCTGGGAGCTGGAGGTAGCAG gATTTGGTTCAGACCCTTACATCTCCCTTGAGGGCTTCAAGGAAGGAGGCATTCAGCTGAGATGCAGCTCTAGTGGCTGGTACCCCAAGCCTACGGTCCAGTGGAGAGACCACCAGGGTCAGTGCCTGCCTCCAGAATCTGAAGCAATCGTCCAGAATGCCCAAGGCCTGTTCAGTCTTGAAACATCTGTGGTTGTCCAAAAGGGAGCCCATAACAACGTGTCCTCTTCCATCCAGAACTCCTTGCTCGTCCAGAAGAAAGAGTTTGTGGTGCAGATAGCAG ACATATTTTTACTGGGACCTTCCCCCTGGAAGAAACCTTTCCTTGGGACCCTGGTGGCACTGCCACTCCTCCTGGCCCTCCTTTCATCGCTGGCCCTGTACTACATTCACAAGCAGCGGCAGTCCCAAG caAAGCTAAAGAAGCAGGCAGAGAAGGACCAAG gaAAACTGACTGCACAGCTTG AGAAGCTTCAGACAGAGCTTG ACTGGAGAAGGAGTGAAGGCCAGGCTG AGTGGAGAGGAGCCCAACAATATGCAG TGGACGTGACCCTGGATCCAGCCACCGCGCATCCCAGCCTGGAGGTCTCTGAGGATGGCAAGAGCGTGTGGTCGTGCCGGGGGTCACCGAGCCTGGCAGCCTGCGATCCTCAGCGGTTCTTGGGGCAGACGTGCGTGTTGAGCCGCGAGCGCTTTGTCACGGGCCGCCACTACTGGGAGGTGCACGTGGGCCGCCACAGCCGCTGGTTCCTGGGCGCGTGCCTGGCCGCTGTGCCGCGCGCGGAGCCCGCGCGCCTGAGCCCGGCCGCCGGCTACTGGGTGATGCGGCTGTGGAATGGCTGCGAGTACTTCGTGCTGGACCCGCAGCGCGTGGCACTCACCCTGCGCGTGCCGCCCCGCTGCGTGGGCATCTTCCTGGACTACGAGGCGGGAAAGCTGTCCTTCTTCAACGTGTCCGATGGCTCCCACATCTTCACCTTCACCGACTCCTTCTCAGGGACTCTCTGCCTGTATTTCAGGCCCCGAGCCCACGATGGCAGCGAACACCCGGATCCCCTGACTGTCTGCCACTTGCGGGTTAGAGAACGACCAGGACACCTGGTTGCAGCCCTTTGA